One window of Sphingobacteriales bacterium genomic DNA carries:
- a CDS encoding CHAT domain-containing protein: MKQHPINTKSVSADSLVLVAAELYKQNQPDSALIIYNQAIKYFQLSKQWDKWEQSVLEIRGIYRKENEHHKAAQFLKAQTDTAEKYLPPKHKTIGKLKAFLGISFSKTGDYTQALFAYENALKNFEDNERKDALCAQIYKNAGNIYTRRLDYYKAIDYLQKALQLNIQLDENAAAANVHSDLAIVYRYLEDYDRELFHYRQAISLPGIDTLQIAIFTTNQADTYLHQKQYDYTLQNCREALRLFKTQAKTQPDYIASVYNIMGEVFAAQNQFAPALENYRQALNYAGQAYGSHHRELARIQVSIGNLYFSQPTETKLAVEHYQDALIALIPEFSPDNALENPTISTYYPEPFIFTALTQKARSFYRLYQNDNQLQHLNLALATYELAVQQSSLMRLAYSAQEAKLYLGNYAYETLTETVKTAAVLYQITQKPEDFDKTLTLMEYGKAATLLESLRETETLQFANLPDSILEQKRTLELDIYRLANTYQPDAAQQDSLFMFKRNLEKFNSQVQQQYKNYRNLNSAIQASDIQLLRQQILTDTTALIAYFMMPDELIAVGLTQSKTAFYRFHTDTLLSLLLDQLISQIAMPSQSTNANENYRQFARTGNQLYRLLLEPLLKQLPDNISRLTFIPDGQLNYLPFETLLTELPDTLKTDYRPTHTPYLINRFAIGYAPSAALLAETTLRNAKANQTGNWIGFAPDFNEHSKENRLEIRNDCDSEDLLPLQCNQKEITDIQRFTGGKTVQAKKATKNQFLSDANDFEVIHLATHACIDNDQPMQSKIYFTDRPLMAYELYTLPVNAQLTVLSACNTGIGKWERGEGVMSLSRGFLYAGCSSLITTLWSVNDCATADIMTKFYQYSTKNHLGLPEALRQAKLSYLQNPSLNMLSAHPFFWAASIQTGSPRGFDNQIGKIQLLPFIGAIVLTIGGLAFFVLIWWKFGKNKNNRKPRVQKF; the protein is encoded by the coding sequence ATGAAGCAACATCCAATAAATACAAAATCAGTTTCTGCAGACAGTTTGGTTTTAGTAGCTGCTGAACTATACAAACAAAATCAACCGGATTCGGCCTTGATTATATATAATCAAGCGATAAAATATTTTCAACTTTCTAAACAATGGGATAAATGGGAACAAAGTGTGTTAGAGATAAGGGGGATTTATCGCAAAGAAAACGAACATCATAAAGCTGCCCAATTTCTAAAGGCACAAACCGACACTGCTGAAAAATATCTGCCGCCAAAACATAAAACAATCGGCAAATTAAAAGCTTTTTTAGGCATTTCATTCAGCAAAACCGGGGATTATACACAAGCGCTTTTTGCTTATGAAAATGCGCTTAAAAACTTTGAAGACAATGAAAGAAAAGACGCTCTTTGTGCTCAGATTTATAAAAACGCAGGCAATATCTATACCCGCCGCCTGGATTATTACAAAGCCATAGATTACCTGCAAAAAGCACTTCAGCTAAATATTCAGTTAGACGAAAATGCCGCAGCAGCCAATGTTCATAGTGATCTGGCCATTGTTTACAGATACCTTGAAGACTATGACCGCGAGTTGTTTCATTACCGTCAGGCAATTTCATTGCCGGGAATTGATACGCTGCAAATTGCAATTTTTACAACCAATCAGGCAGATACTTATCTTCACCAAAAGCAATACGATTATACTTTGCAAAATTGCAGGGAAGCGCTCCGCCTGTTTAAAACACAAGCTAAAACTCAACCCGACTATATTGCATCGGTATATAATATCATGGGAGAAGTTTTTGCAGCACAAAATCAATTTGCACCTGCATTGGAAAACTATCGCCAAGCACTGAATTATGCCGGGCAAGCTTATGGAAGTCATCATCGGGAATTGGCTCGAATTCAGGTCAGTATCGGTAATTTGTACTTTTCACAACCCACAGAAACCAAACTTGCAGTTGAACATTATCAGGATGCCCTGATTGCACTTATTCCGGAATTTTCTCCGGACAATGCTCTTGAAAACCCAACTATCTCAACCTATTACCCCGAGCCATTCATATTTACAGCACTCACTCAAAAGGCAAGGTCTTTTTACCGGCTATATCAAAACGACAATCAGCTTCAGCATCTCAATTTGGCTTTAGCAACATACGAACTGGCAGTGCAGCAGTCTTCACTCATGCGCCTTGCTTACAGTGCACAGGAAGCAAAACTATATCTGGGAAATTATGCTTACGAAACCTTGACTGAGACCGTTAAAACTGCCGCCGTTTTATATCAGATTACACAAAAACCGGAGGATTTTGATAAAACCCTGACGCTAATGGAATATGGCAAAGCAGCAACATTATTAGAATCGCTCAGAGAAACAGAGACCCTGCAATTTGCTAATTTGCCCGATAGTATCTTAGAGCAAAAGAGAACTTTAGAACTGGATATTTACAGACTTGCAAACACTTATCAACCTGATGCTGCTCAACAGGACAGTCTTTTTATGTTTAAACGAAATCTGGAAAAATTTAATTCACAGGTTCAGCAACAGTATAAAAACTATCGAAATCTAAATTCTGCGATACAGGCTTCTGATATTCAATTACTCCGACAACAAATTCTTACCGATACCACCGCCCTGATAGCATATTTCATGATGCCTGATGAGTTAATAGCAGTAGGACTGACACAATCAAAAACTGCCTTTTACAGATTTCACACGGATACTTTGTTAAGTCTGTTGCTGGACCAATTGATCAGCCAAATCGCGATGCCTTCCCAAAGCACAAATGCTAACGAAAACTACCGCCAATTTGCCCGGACAGGCAATCAGCTTTATCGTTTACTGTTAGAGCCATTGTTAAAACAATTGCCGGATAATATCTCCCGTTTGACTTTTATACCGGATGGGCAGTTAAACTATCTGCCATTTGAAACTTTGCTGACCGAGTTGCCCGACACACTTAAAACCGATTACCGGCCCACTCATACCCCTTATTTGATTAACCGGTTTGCTATTGGCTATGCTCCTTCTGCCGCTTTACTTGCAGAAACGACGCTTCGCAATGCTAAAGCCAATCAAACCGGCAATTGGATAGGCTTTGCTCCCGATTTTAATGAACATTCTAAGGAAAACAGGTTGGAAATAAGAAACGATTGTGATTCAGAAGACTTATTACCGCTGCAATGCAATCAAAAAGAAATTACCGACATTCAACGATTTACAGGTGGTAAAACAGTGCAAGCTAAAAAAGCCACCAAAAATCAGTTTTTGTCAGACGCTAATGACTTCGAGGTGATACATCTCGCCACTCACGCCTGTATTGATAATGATCAGCCCATGCAAAGTAAAATATATTTTACAGACCGGCCATTGATGGCTTATGAATTATACACCTTACCGGTAAATGCTCAGCTAACTGTGCTCAGTGCTTGCAATACCGGCATTGGGAAATGGGAACGAGGTGAAGGGGTCATGAGTTTGAGCAGAGGATTCTTATATGCCGGCTGTTCCAGTTTAATCACCACTTTATGGTCTGTCAACGATTGTGCAACTGCAGATATTATGACCAAATTCTACCAATATTCAACAAAGAACCATCTCGGTTTGCCCGAAGCACTAAGGCAAGCCAAATTAAGCTATCTCCAAAATCCCTCTTTAAATATGCTTTCAGCCCATCCCTTTTTTTGGGCGGCATCCATTCAAACAGGTAGTCCGAGAGGGTTTGACAATCAGATTGGTAAAATTCAATTGCTTCCTTTTATCGGAGCCATTGTTCTGACAATCGGTGGTTTAGCGTTTTTTGTTTTGATTTGGTGGAAGTTTGGTAAAAACAAGAACAACAGGAAACCAAGGGTTCAAAAATTTTAG
- a CDS encoding DNA translocase FtsK 4TM domain-containing protein: MATKKTTSTTSKKTTTGNTGTSGSRKTSTSSVALRKLRINIVKFLKTEGFQKATGFFFWLMAAFLGIALISFIVKSWGSDYSYVQNIGFLDTVFDAEVHTENWLGRLGSYLSHLFFYRLFGLSSFILVGVLFMTGRKLIYNLQQYSLAKLYRNSFILLVLGSTLLSFLFSYFTFPFGGWLGNYFSQWLTSFMGFPGTFFFLVFCVALVLIFMFKLSIQVPAFTGFSAKFPWLQKLSAVFNTSAPSNLKERRRRNLQESISDEEEDNDLMDEDEEVAEFERGKQIQLDFDQQLQARINRKKKLPPPNPGELLIETVPPDRAETDIEKEDHTTETETEEYDPTLELSKYTKPEIDLLDKYGRDLHPVEMLAVSREELERNKEQIIETLLNYNIEITSIVATPGPTVTLYEIVPAPGVRISRIRNLEDDIALSLAALGIRIIAPMPGKGTIGIEVPNQNKETVSLRSLIASEKFQQTKMVLPIALGKTISDENFIADLSKMPHLLLAGSTGQGKSVCLNSILISLVYKKHPAELKFVMIDPKKVELSLYNVIEKHFLAKLPGSDEPIITDTQKVIHTLNALCIEMDERYNLLKKAYVRNIAEYNRKFKQRKLNPEKGHRFLPYIVLVIDEFADLIMTAGKEVEMPLARLAQLSRAVGLHLVIATQRPTVNIITGTIKANFPVRVAFRVTAKVDSRTILDQGGANQLIGSGDMLLSIGGDIIRLQGAFVDTHEVERVAEFIGEQQGYADAFLLPEYRDEDETLGSNSSNMEFDDMFDEAAYVVVQHQQGSTSLIQRRLKLGYNRAGRIMDQLEAAGIVGPNAGSKAREVLVSDLYELDNLLQHLQAEKKRV; encoded by the coding sequence ATGGCCACCAAAAAAACCACATCTACTACGAGTAAAAAAACAACAACCGGCAATACAGGTACGTCAGGTAGCAGAAAAACCTCTACCTCATCGGTAGCTTTGCGAAAGTTGCGTATAAATATCGTCAAATTTCTAAAAACCGAAGGATTTCAAAAAGCAACCGGATTCTTCTTTTGGTTGATGGCTGCTTTTTTAGGCATTGCCCTGATTTCATTTATAGTAAAAAGCTGGGGAAGCGATTACAGTTATGTTCAAAACATTGGTTTTTTAGACACGGTGTTTGATGCCGAAGTCCATACTGAAAACTGGCTCGGAAGATTGGGCAGCTATCTTTCACATTTGTTTTTCTACCGCCTTTTCGGGCTTTCTTCTTTCATTTTAGTCGGAGTATTGTTTATGACCGGAAGAAAACTGATTTATAATCTTCAACAATACTCGCTTGCTAAACTCTATCGAAACAGTTTTATCCTGTTGGTATTGGGAAGTACTTTGCTTAGTTTTCTGTTTTCATATTTTACTTTTCCTTTTGGTGGTTGGTTGGGTAATTATTTTTCCCAATGGCTCACCTCTTTTATGGGTTTTCCGGGCACCTTTTTCTTTCTGGTTTTTTGTGTTGCTTTAGTGTTGATATTTATGTTTAAGCTGAGTATTCAAGTGCCTGCCTTTACCGGTTTTTCAGCTAAATTTCCCTGGTTGCAAAAACTATCTGCCGTGTTCAATACATCGGCTCCTTCAAATCTTAAAGAACGAAGAAGGCGAAATCTTCAGGAATCTATCTCAGATGAAGAAGAAGACAATGATTTAATGGATGAAGACGAAGAAGTGGCAGAATTTGAAAGAGGCAAGCAAATCCAACTCGATTTTGATCAGCAGTTACAAGCACGAATTAACCGAAAAAAGAAACTGCCTCCTCCCAACCCGGGTGAATTGCTGATAGAAACAGTTCCACCTGACAGAGCCGAAACAGACATCGAAAAAGAAGACCACACCACAGAAACAGAAACGGAAGAATACGACCCAACTTTAGAACTCAGTAAATATACAAAACCCGAAATTGACCTTTTGGATAAGTATGGGCGGGATTTACACCCCGTTGAGATGCTTGCCGTCAGTCGTGAAGAACTGGAACGCAACAAAGAGCAGATTATTGAAACTTTGCTGAACTACAATATTGAAATTACCAGCATTGTTGCCACTCCGGGACCTACTGTAACCCTTTACGAAATTGTTCCCGCTCCGGGTGTCCGTATTTCCCGCATTCGCAATCTCGAAGACGATATTGCCCTTAGCCTTGCTGCTTTGGGCATCCGAATCATAGCTCCGATGCCGGGTAAAGGCACCATTGGAATTGAAGTACCCAATCAAAACAAAGAAACTGTTTCGCTTCGCTCGTTGATTGCCTCTGAAAAATTCCAGCAAACAAAAATGGTGCTGCCCATAGCACTCGGTAAAACAATCTCGGACGAAAACTTTATTGCGGATTTGTCAAAAATGCCGCACCTGCTTTTGGCGGGCTCAACAGGTCAAGGAAAATCTGTCTGCCTGAACAGCATTCTTATATCCTTGGTTTATAAAAAACATCCGGCCGAATTGAAGTTTGTAATGATAGACCCTAAAAAGGTGGAACTTTCATTGTACAATGTAATTGAAAAGCATTTTTTGGCCAAACTTCCCGGCAGCGATGAACCGATAATTACCGATACCCAAAAGGTGATTCACACCCTCAACGCCCTTTGTATCGAAATGGACGAGCGCTACAACCTGTTAAAAAAAGCTTATGTGCGCAATATTGCCGAATATAACCGCAAGTTTAAACAACGGAAACTAAACCCCGAAAAAGGTCATAGGTTTTTACCCTATATCGTGTTGGTAATAGATGAATTTGCCGATTTGATAATGACTGCCGGGAAAGAGGTAGAAATGCCTTTGGCAAGGCTGGCACAACTCTCGCGAGCGGTCGGGCTGCATTTAGTTATCGCTACTCAAAGACCTACCGTAAACATTATTACCGGTACCATTAAAGCGAACTTCCCTGTCCGCGTGGCTTTCAGAGTTACGGCTAAGGTCGACTCCCGAACCATTCTTGACCAAGGTGGTGCAAATCAACTGATTGGAAGCGGAGATATGCTTTTATCTATTGGCGGAGATATCATAAGATTGCAGGGCGCATTTGTGGACACCCATGAAGTTGAGCGGGTTGCCGAATTTATCGGAGAACAACAAGGCTATGCAGATGCTTTTCTTTTGCCGGAATACCGCGACGAAGACGAAACTTTGGGCAGCAACAGCAGCAATATGGAGTTTGACGATATGTTTGACGAAGCTGCCTATGTTGTAGTACAGCATCAGCAAGGTTCTACTTCTTTAATACAACGGCGTTTAAAACTCGGCTATAATCGTGCAGGTCGGATTATGGACCAATTGGAAGCAGCCGGAATTGTTGGCCCTAATGCGGGCAGCAAGGCAAGAGAAGTTTTAGTGAGCGATCTATACGAATTAGATAACCTGTTGCAACACCTGCAAGCCGAAAAAAAACGGGTATAA
- a CDS encoding ion transporter, with product MKILNFDNQKNTHKPENFSPLREKMHEIIFEAETPAGKFFDVVLLLMILLSIIVLMLETVPSLAAKWGDVFYKMEWVITIFFTIEYICRLYCVYKPVAYAKSFFGIIDIVSILPVYLDLFFPGAHSLLVIRGLRLLRIFRIFKLDIFLNQGNIIVTALKESLPKMTVFLFFILVCVCIFGSVLYLIEHTVNPEFESIPISIYWAIVTLTTVGYGDISPDTGLGKFLASVIMILGYSIIAVPTGIVTSALIQAKKTYTTINCNNCGKYGHDEDAVYCKYCGCLLE from the coding sequence ATGAAGATACTTAATTTCGACAACCAGAAAAACACTCATAAACCGGAGAATTTCAGCCCGTTAAGAGAAAAAATGCATGAAATCATTTTTGAAGCTGAAACACCAGCCGGTAAATTTTTTGATGTGGTTTTGTTGCTCATGATATTGCTGAGCATCATCGTGTTAATGCTCGAAACTGTCCCTTCTTTAGCAGCAAAATGGGGTGATGTATTTTATAAAATGGAATGGGTCATCACCATTTTTTTTACCATAGAATATATTTGCCGCTTGTATTGTGTGTATAAACCTGTTGCTTATGCCAAAAGCTTTTTCGGGATCATAGATATTGTTTCCATCCTGCCGGTTTATCTCGATTTGTTTTTTCCCGGCGCTCATTCTTTGTTGGTTATCAGAGGCTTGCGCCTGCTGCGTATTTTCCGGATTTTTAAGTTGGACATCTTTTTAAATCAAGGCAATATTATTGTAACCGCTTTGAAAGAAAGTTTGCCCAAAATGACCGTTTTCCTGTTCTTTATCTTGGTTTGTGTTTGTATCTTTGGTTCCGTACTTTACCTGATTGAGCATACTGTCAATCCGGAGTTCGAAAGTATCCCTATCAGTATTTACTGGGCAATTGTAACCCTAACTACAGTGGGATATGGGGACATCAGCCCTGACACAGGTTTGGGAAAGTTTCTGGCATCTGTCATTATGATACTTGGTTATTCAATAATTGCCGTACCAACAGGCATCGTAACTTCTGCCCTTATTCAGGCAAAAAAAACATATACGACCATCAACTGCAATAACTGTGGCAAATACGGACACGATGAAGATGCTGTTTATTGTAAATATTGTGGCTGCCTGTTAGAATAA
- a CDS encoding DUF2024 family protein, with protein MPVIKTLADALFEFSFCQIFLVFHVVMTEVYTFKIVQDMKVEVWDTYIPDKQGDVLHFDIIVPEKTPSAQVYQFGNTYLNSIDVFEYGKLNSGLCQLCHIEQPSDEMLNDISKQGYYILPLSSIPANLPQDPKRSDYILHLRAFYPQYRFADFRKLTTDEVIQIYLDLTSNR; from the coding sequence ATGCCTGTTATCAAAACATTGGCAGATGCGTTGTTTGAATTTTCATTTTGCCAAATCTTTTTAGTCTTTCATGTTGTTATGACTGAAGTTTATACTTTCAAAATAGTACAGGATATGAAAGTTGAAGTTTGGGATACATATATTCCGGATAAACAAGGAGATGTTTTACATTTTGATATTATTGTTCCCGAAAAGACCCCATCTGCTCAGGTTTATCAGTTCGGGAATACTTATTTAAACAGCATTGATGTATTTGAATATGGCAAACTGAATTCCGGTCTGTGTCAGTTATGTCATATTGAACAGCCCTCTGACGAAATGCTCAATGATATATCTAAACAAGGATATTATATCCTTCCTTTGAGTAGTATTCCTGCAAATTTACCCCAAGACCCGAAACGATCTGATTATATTCTCCATCTTCGCGCATTTTACCCGCAGTATCGTTTTGCAGATTTTAGAAAATTAACCACAGACGAGGTCATTCAAATTTACCTGGATCTTACCTCCAACCGTTAA
- a CDS encoding GNAT family N-acetyltransferase — translation MIQFSIAETSNDLVAILDLQKANLAASLTPFEIQSQGFVTVTHKYDELSALNELENHIIAKEGDKVIGYVLAMTKASATALPVLEPMFVVFDQINYQNKPVSNYRYLVVGQVCIDKEYRGKGIFDQIYTAYKNRFQSKYDFAITEIAATNLRSQKAHQRIGFKELHRYFAPDQTEWSIVIWDWNN, via the coding sequence ATGATACAGTTCTCCATAGCTGAAACCTCGAACGATTTAGTTGCAATTCTTGATTTGCAAAAAGCCAATTTAGCTGCATCCCTGACTCCTTTCGAAATCCAATCGCAGGGATTTGTAACCGTTACTCATAAATACGACGAGTTGTCTGCACTGAACGAGTTAGAAAATCATATCATAGCTAAAGAGGGAGACAAAGTGATCGGCTATGTTTTGGCAATGACCAAAGCTTCTGCTACTGCCTTACCTGTTCTTGAACCGATGTTTGTGGTATTTGACCAAATAAATTACCAAAACAAACCTGTGTCAAATTACCGGTATCTTGTTGTAGGTCAGGTTTGTATAGATAAGGAGTACCGGGGCAAAGGCATTTTTGACCAAATTTATACTGCTTATAAAAACAGGTTTCAATCTAAATACGATTTTGCCATTACCGAAATCGCGGCTACAAACCTGCGTTCACAAAAGGCACATCAACGAATTGGCTTTAAAGAGCTTCACCGTTACTTCGCACCCGACCAAACCGAATGGAGTATCGTTATCTGGGATTGGAATAACTGA
- a CDS encoding glycosyltransferase: protein MNIDNKLPLLVEAAWEVCNQVGGIYTVLRSKVPAAVEKWGSRYLLMGPYVRQHAMSEFEPTNDFNDPIGRTVQLMQQAGFEVHYGHWLITGRPKVVLFNLASIGHKLPQIRYEFWKAHRIPLPEHSDLVNGVMAFGHAMLEFLKRLVMQVDANQNPIIAHFHEWMAATPIPDMRRMKMPAKIVFTTHATQLGRYLCGGDTHFYQNLPLYNWQREAAKFGVEGPAGIERIAALYSDAFTTVSDITGRECLYFLGRKPDVVTPNGLNIERYEALHEFQVLHKEYKEKINQFIMGHFFHNYKFDLNETLYFFTSGRFEFVNKGYDLTLEAIKRLNYLMKRYRVNKTVVMFMVTKQPFHTINPLVLQLRASLEEIKQTCEAITKQVGERLFFEVAAGTNPKLPAMNEFIDEYWRLRLRRSVQAWKSDQLPIVVTHTLTNDNADPIIQFIRREGLFNKPDDPVKIVYHPDFITSTSPLFGMDYTQFVRGCHLGVFPSYYEPWGYTPLEALASGVPAVTSDLAGFGDFVEKNIENYHQKGIYVVNRFNKRFDDSANDLAFKMFTFVQKSRRERIAQRNQAENVAAEFDWNILYRFYEKAYQWAMYNKR from the coding sequence ATGAATATAGACAACAAACTACCCTTGCTTGTAGAAGCGGCATGGGAAGTATGCAATCAGGTGGGAGGAATTTATACCGTGTTGAGGAGTAAAGTTCCGGCAGCAGTTGAAAAATGGGGGAGCAGGTATTTGCTGATGGGTCCTTATGTTCGTCAACATGCGATGTCGGAATTTGAGCCGACCAATGATTTTAACGACCCTATTGGACGGACCGTACAATTGATGCAACAAGCTGGATTTGAAGTTCATTACGGTCATTGGCTGATTACAGGTCGCCCCAAAGTTGTTTTGTTCAACCTCGCATCAATTGGTCATAAATTACCTCAGATACGCTATGAGTTTTGGAAAGCACATCGTATCCCTTTGCCTGAACACAGCGATTTAGTCAATGGGGTGATGGCATTCGGACATGCTATGCTGGAATTTTTAAAGCGATTAGTGATGCAGGTTGATGCCAATCAAAACCCCATCATCGCTCATTTTCACGAATGGATGGCAGCAACCCCAATACCGGATATGCGCCGTATGAAAATGCCGGCAAAAATTGTGTTCACCACTCATGCCACGCAATTGGGGCGTTATCTTTGCGGGGGCGATACCCATTTTTACCAAAACCTCCCCCTGTATAACTGGCAGCGCGAAGCAGCAAAATTTGGCGTTGAAGGACCGGCCGGTATAGAAAGAATTGCCGCTTTATATTCCGATGCTTTTACCACGGTCAGCGATATTACCGGCCGTGAATGTCTGTATTTTCTCGGCAGAAAACCGGATGTCGTAACACCAAACGGTTTAAACATTGAGCGATATGAAGCCCTGCACGAGTTTCAGGTTTTGCACAAAGAGTATAAGGAAAAAATTAACCAGTTTATCATGGGGCATTTTTTCCACAATTATAAGTTTGACCTCAACGAAACCCTTTATTTCTTTACTTCCGGCAGGTTTGAGTTTGTCAACAAAGGCTATGACCTGACATTGGAAGCCATCAAACGACTCAACTATTTGATGAAGAGGTACAGGGTCAATAAAACCGTGGTCATGTTTATGGTTACCAAACAGCCTTTTCATACCATCAATCCTTTGGTGCTTCAGTTAAGAGCTTCATTGGAAGAAATCAAACAAACTTGTGAAGCCATCACCAAACAGGTTGGAGAACGATTGTTTTTTGAAGTAGCTGCGGGCACCAATCCAAAATTGCCCGCCATGAATGAGTTTATTGATGAATATTGGCGGCTTAGACTTCGCCGCAGTGTTCAGGCCTGGAAATCTGACCAATTGCCCATAGTTGTTACGCATACCCTGACAAACGATAATGCGGACCCCATTATTCAGTTTATCCGCCGCGAAGGGTTGTTTAACAAGCCGGACGATCCGGTAAAAATTGTTTACCATCCCGACTTTATAACTTCAACCAGTCCTTTATTTGGTATGGATTATACGCAGTTTGTACGCGGATGTCATTTGGGGGTTTTCCCAAGCTATTACGAACCCTGGGGCTATACACCCTTGGAAGCTTTGGCAAGCGGAGTTCCCGCAGTAACGAGCGATTTGGCCGGGTTTGGTGATTTTGTGGAAAAAAATATAGAAAATTATCACCAAAAAGGAATCTATGTGGTCAATCGGTTTAATAAGCGTTTTGACGATTCGGCAAATGACCTTGCTTTTAAAATGTTCACCTTTGTTCAAAAATCGCGGCGCGAACGCATCGCACAGCGCAATCAGGCCGAAAATGTTGCCGCCGAATTTGACTGGAACATCCTTTACCGGTTTTATGAAAAAGCCTATCAATGGGCAATGTACAATAAAAGGTAA
- a CDS encoding fibronectin type III domain-containing protein translates to METYRTAKGFKDKTDAQILARGRKVAHDLTANPNFPTPVPAVLDLTTALDEYEVSISNASFGGTHLIAIRKEKRAIVIGILQRLGIYVDLNGLDSEAILLTSGFELYTTDTGEAEESEKPIILSGKDGSHIGEAKIRSKKMANAIQNQIRFAPDPLLPETTWTELPPQTKATFYLTGLTPGKLYWFQTRTYSTKGYSEWSDPFQFRVR, encoded by the coding sequence ATGGAAACCTACAGAACAGCAAAAGGTTTTAAAGATAAAACCGATGCACAAATATTAGCAAGAGGAAGAAAGGTAGCTCATGACTTGACTGCCAATCCTAATTTTCCGACACCTGTTCCTGCAGTGTTAGATCTTACAACTGCGCTCGACGAGTATGAAGTATCCATTTCTAATGCCTCATTCGGAGGAACGCATTTAATTGCCATCAGAAAAGAAAAAAGAGCGATAGTCATTGGCATTTTGCAAAGATTGGGTATTTATGTAGATTTGAATGGTCTGGATTCCGAAGCAATTTTGTTAACTTCGGGATTCGAATTGTACACAACCGATACCGGCGAAGCCGAAGAATCGGAAAAACCGATAATTTTGTCAGGAAAAGACGGATCACATATTGGAGAAGCCAAAATCAGATCGAAAAAAATGGCAAACGCTATCCAAAATCAAATTCGTTTCGCACCCGATCCTTTATTACCCGAAACTACGTGGACTGAACTTCCCCCTCAAACAAAAGCCACGTTCTATCTAACCGGACTAACCCCCGGCAAATTATATTGGTTTCAAACCCGCACCTACAGTACGAAAGGTTACAGCGAATGGTCTGATCCTTTCCAATTTAGAGTTCGGTAG
- a CDS encoding DNA adenine methylase, producing the protein MAVLQTYKLKQIKSPLNYIGGKAKLLDQILPLFPNEIDNFIDLFAGGCNVGLNVNANKIYCNDILTYLIEMYKAFQENDLDTTIGHIENRVRQFDLSLTNENGYKQMRSLYNEQKNPLDLLVLIAFTFNHQIRFNNSHEFNNPFGRERSSFNATMKQNLEKFIIRIKETNISFANVCFNHFDFSNFGVNDFVYCDPPYLITTGTYNDGKRGFKGWTTKEEKELLNLLDSLDNQNIKFALSNVLEHKRKSNDILKNWVAKNPNYKINFIDYNYSNSNYQTIIRDKNASVEVLITNYEPEKPMKEPTLFDDLF; encoded by the coding sequence ATGGCAGTTTTGCAGACATACAAACTCAAACAAATCAAATCGCCGCTGAACTATATTGGCGGTAAAGCGAAGTTGCTTGACCAAATTTTACCTTTGTTTCCAAACGAAATTGACAACTTTATTGACCTTTTTGCAGGTGGTTGCAATGTTGGACTTAACGTAAACGCCAATAAAATTTACTGCAACGACATTCTGACTTACTTAATTGAAATGTACAAAGCGTTTCAAGAAAATGACCTTGACACAACAATCGGGCACATAGAAAATCGAGTTAGACAATTTGATTTGTCTTTGACAAACGAAAACGGATACAAACAAATGCGTTCGCTTTACAACGAACAAAAAAATCCGTTAGACTTATTGGTTTTAATTGCTTTCACGTTTAATCATCAAATTCGGTTTAATAACAGCCACGAATTTAATAATCCGTTTGGGCGTGAACGCAGTAGTTTCAACGCAACGATGAAACAAAACTTGGAAAAATTTATCATCAGAATAAAAGAAACAAACATTAGCTTCGCCAATGTTTGTTTTAATCATTTTGATTTTTCCAATTTTGGTGTGAACGACTTTGTGTATTGCGACCCACCTTATTTGATAACGACAGGAACTTACAATGACGGCAAACGTGGTTTCAAAGGTTGGACGACAAAAGAAGAAAAAGAACTGCTGAATTTGCTTGACAGTTTGGATAATCAAAACATAAAATTTGCGTTGTCAAATGTTTTGGAACACAAAAGAAAATCAAACGATATTTTGAAAAATTGGGTTGCAAAAAATCCGAATTACAAAATCAATTTCATTGATTACAATTATTCAAATTCCAACTATCAAACTATTATTCGTGATAAAAACGCAAGTGTTGAAGTTCTAATAACAAATTACGAACCCGAAAAACCGATGAAAGAGCCAACACTCTTTGACGATTTATTTTAG